One window of the Triticum dicoccoides isolate Atlit2015 ecotype Zavitan chromosome 3B, WEW_v2.0, whole genome shotgun sequence genome contains the following:
- the LOC119281747 gene encoding bZIP transcription factor ABI5 homolog, producing MASEMSNDVKFSEEEVTSHPPVLEGEEQTVVAPAQQSSIFALTLDELQYSVCEAGRNFGSMNMDEFMSNIWNAEEFQAATGGGLVGMEMAPVVGAGGGGGGGDAGGSNLARQESFSLPPPLCEKMVEEVWAEINREPCPVHAQPQAAQPSQQPPVQPSVKANNRQGTLGEMTLEQFLVKAGVVRGSGSGGQAPVPVDMVHGQMNPAQQGQQPGPMMYPMAPANGMFPVMGDGMGFIPNGYAGIVVVRPPPPPQGGVGIVSPGSSDGRSAMTQADMMNCMGDGAMMESGGTRKRGASEDPSCERSIERRHRRMIKNGESAARSRARKQAFTVELEAELNHLKEENARLKAEEKIILLTKKQMLVKKMIEQSKENVNAKKGSTLSRRCGSCIW from the exons ATGGCGTCGGAGATGAGCAATGACGTGAAGTTCTCTGAGGAAGAAGTCACCTCACACCCGCCCGTTCTCGAAGGTGAGGAGCAGACGGTGGTTGCGCCAGCGCAACAATCTTCCATCTTCGCGCTGACGCTGGACGAGCTGCAATACTCGGTGTGCGAGGCGGGGCGCAACTTCGGGTCCATGAACATGGACGAATTCATGAGCAACATATGGAATGCTGAGGAGTTCCAAGCGGCGACCGGCGGTGGCTTGGTGGGCATGGAGATGGCTCCTGTGGTGGGTGCTGGTGGAGGCGGAGGTGGCGGAGATGCAGGAGGAAGCAACCTAGCCCGACAGGAGTCGTTCTCCTTGCCTCCCCCGCTGTGCGAAAAGATGGTGGAGGAGGTGTGGGCTGAGATCAATAGGGAGCCCTGCCCGGTTCATGCCCAGCCTCAGGCCGCGCAACCCTCACAGCAGCCTCCTGTCCAGCCATCGGTTAAGGCCAACAACCGGCAGGGGACCCTAGGCGAGATGACGCTGGAGCAGTTCCTTGTTAAGGCCGGCGTGGTCCGGGGATCGGGTTCCGGCGGCCAGGCGCCGGTGCCGGTTGACATGGTCCATGGACAGATGAACCCCGCGCAACAGGGGCAACAACCTGGCCCAATGATGTACCCAATGGCACCAGCCAATGGCATGTTCCCGGTGATGGGAGACGGCATGGGGTTCATCCCCAACGGGTACGCAGGGATTGTTGTGGTgcggccaccaccacctcctcaagGTGGGGTGGGTATCGTGAGCCCCGGGTCGTCGGACGGGAGGAGCGCCATGACGCAGGCTGACATGATGAACTGCATGGGCGATGGAGCGATGATGGAGAGTGGCGGCACCCGGAAACGCGGTGCCTCAGAGGATCCGTCTTGCGAGAGAAGCatcgagcgccgccaccgccggatgATCAAGAATGGTGAGTCAGCCGCACGATCGCGTGCTAGGAAGCAG GCTTTTACCGTGGAGCTTGAAGCTGAACTGAACCACCTCAAGGAGGAGAACGCTCGTCTGAAAGCTGAGGAG AAGATAATTCTGCTGACGAAGAAACAAATG ttggtgaagaagatgatagAACAGTCCAAGGAGAACGTGAACGCCAAGAAGGGTAGCACCCTCTCGCGGCGCTGTGGCAGCTGCATCTGGTGA